tgaaataacatcagaaaattctggaaatattcagcaggtctggcagcatctgtggagagagaaacagagttaatgtttcaggtcagtgacccttcatcagaactgggagagatgagCGAAGGAACGGTTTTTAGACAGCCTGGTCTCACCAAATGTGTCacacgctacctggtggccatgtcagtggcggatctcctggtcattatcctccacctgatattgagacacattcccattcttcTTTGGGAACTGTTTCAGTTCCTGTTGTTcattcccgtgtgtaatatccacgccatcctgcttaatgcagccacagactgttctgtttggtgcaccgtcactttcacctttgatcgatttgtggccattcattgccagaatttgaaaagtaaatattgcagcgagaaaacggctgctgtggtgctgggaacagtgactgtgataAGTTGTTTAAATAACATCTGCTGGTATTTTATATTAACAAGTCAGTATCGGCTGGGGAACTTCCCCTGGGTTTGTAATGTAACTGAGGATGTtgcggaatctcgtgtctggggaacaatcgagttcctccatcactttctgaccccggagctcccatttgtggtgattctgctgctcaacgctctcacagtCAGGCAAATTTTAGTGAACCGCAGAGGACGCAGAAGATTCCAGGCTCACAGCAGTGGgtagagtcgcagagacccagagatggagagtcgaaggaaatccataattttactgttagttatctcggggaatcatTCTGATATGGACCCTGTTAATGGTGAACTCGATATGGAACCGGATGGAGCATTTGGGGTCTGTGTCTGCTAATCtagctgtgtttctgcaggaatcgggcttcatgttgcagctcctgagttgctgcacaaacactgcgatttgcgccgtgacccagactcagttcagagagcagttgaagaatatgcTGAAATATTCCCTTACTGCAATTGGTAAACTCATTCAAAGATGAGAAgcactgaatcactatttccagcaGCTGGGGGGGGGCGGGGCCTATCACTATGGATACAGATCAGGGGCGGGGCCTGACACTTTGCTGACTGAGCGGGGGACGGGGATTGTCTGTCGAGACGGAGCGGATGTCGGACCTGTCGCTATGGTGACTTAGCGGGGACGGGTCTGCcgatatggagacagagcggggtggggcctgtcactatgctgactgagcgggggagggagctgaagctatggtgacaaagcgggggtggggcttgTCGCTATGGTGACAGGGCAGGGTGGCGGTGCCTTATGTGACGGTGGCAAAGTGGAGGGCACGGATCTCGGTACAGTGAAAGagcggggatggagggggtgtggcTCAGCCTGTCGCTGTGTTCACTGAACGGGGGCAGGGTCTGTCGCTGTGGTGACAGCCGACGGCTGGGGCCTGAAGCCAAGGTGACGGAAGAGTGGGGGCAGGTTCTCTGCCCCATGATGACGGGGGAGTGGGAGCGATACCTGTCTCCCATGGTGGCGGGGAAATGAAGGCGGAGCTCGTTACCCATTGCGACGGGAGAATGGGGGTGGAGCCTGTTCCCTTGGTGAAGAGTGTATGGGGGCCGGGTCTGTTCTCATGGTGACAGGGAAACGACAGTCAGAATTTTGCATCATCATTTGTAATCTTGAAAATCTCTTTATATTACTCAgaaccctttataattttaaattACCATTTATAATCATTCTAAACCGTTACACCCATTTAAACCCTTTATAATACGCTATGACGATTTGTAACTTAGTTTAATCCTTTGTAGCACTATATAATCCCTTGTAACTTGTAGAATCTTCCACAAGCTTTTTAACCGTTCATAATCCTTTTTAATTATTTATAGCACTTTATAATCGTTTCCGGTTGTATATTACCGTGTATAATCGTTTGTAactgtttataatcctttataaccccTGCTAACCGTTTATTACCCTGTATGAACCATTATACTAATTTACAACCAGCTACATCTCATTTATTCACTGCCGTGGACAGAAAACCTTGAAAATGATCGCTGTGGAATGCTCTCGTTTTATAATGGTCGCAGTGTATGACAATGAAATAGCCAcagagcatatcacttaaaatggccatagTGCAAATCATTTAAAATGGCGGAAGCGCATGGCATTGCAAATGCTGGCAGAGCATGTCACTCAAAATGGCTCCCGTGCATGTCATTTACAAGAGCCAGCGGGCATATCACTTCAAATAGTCTCACTGCAttccacttaaaatggccacaatgcgtgtcacttaaaatggctgcaatgcACGCCAGTTAAAATAGTCACACTGCATGCCACATTAATGGTCGCAGTGCATATCACTCAAAATGGCGGTAGTGCATATCACGCAAAATGGCGGCAGTACATGCCATTTAAAATGGTCACTCTGCAGCTCGCTTAAAATGGTTGCACTGCATATCTATTGAAATGGCCACatggcatgtcacttaaaattatcGCGGTGCATATCCTTTGAAACGGCCGCAGTGCATATCACTTCAAATGGTCGCACTTCatttcacttaaaatggctgcagtgcatgtcacttaaaattgctGCACAGCATGTCACCTAAAATGGTCGCAATTCATATCATTTAAGATGGCTGCAGGGCAAGTCATTTCAAATTGCCGCACTGCATCTCACTTGAATGGCTGCATGCATACCACTTAAAAGcgccacagtgcacatcatttaaaattgtTACAACAAACATCACTTAAAATGGTTGCACCACATATCACCTGCAATAGTCAAACTGCAGATCTTTTAAAGTGGTCGCATCGCAAATGGCAGACAATGATCGCGCTGCATATCAATGAAAACTGTCGCACTGAATATCCTTCAAAATGGCCACACTGCACCTCACTTAAATGGTTGCACTATATATCACTTTAAATAGTCGCATTACATATCACTTAATACGgccgcagtgcatgtcacttaaaatggtcgtatGCGCATCACTTAAATATGCcatagtgcacatcatttaaaatggcaataACAAATGTCAGTTAAAATGACCACAATGAGTGTCACTTAAGTTGTCTTCTtgttatttattcttgggatgtggtcatcgctggatagaccagcaattattgcccatcccaaattacccttgaaaaggtggcggtgagctgccatcttgaactgctgcagtccgtgtggggtgcaGGGGCACACAGAatgttgtgaggaagggagttccaggatgttggcacagcgacagtgaaggaacggcgatatagttccatgtcaggatgttgtgtgacttggaggggaacttacaggtgctggtgctcccatgcatctgctgcccttgttctactcGGTGGAAGAATTcaccgtttggaaggtgctgtctaaggagccttggttgcaGTGCCTCTTGCAGGTGGGATACTTTGTTGAAACTGtgggtcggtgatggagggagtgtatgtttgtctatggggtgacaatcaagtgggctgctttgtcctgcatggtgtcgagcttcttctgtgttgttggagctgcacccatccaggcaagtagggagtattccaacacactcctgacatttgccttgtagatggtggacagacattggggagaatggatgtgggttagtcaccgcagaattcctagcctctgacctgtcatATCACGTAAAATGGTCGCACTGCCTGTCACATAAAATGGTTACACACATTCATATTAAGAATGCCACACTGCCTGTAACTTAAAATGGCCACTGTGCATAACACTTAAATGGTCACTGCACTTCACTTGAAATGGCAGCACTGCATGTCAGTTAAAATCACTGCCACCGAAAGTTAATACTTCAAATGACCACCACGATGTGCTCTTATTTTAAAATGGCTGTCGTGCATATCACCTAACCATTGATTAAATTCCACTGCCCGGAAACAGAAGCATTATTCTGGACTCATAAGAAATTTTCGCATAGGGTCTACTTGATGGCTTCAACATTTTCTCTGTAGGGGTGGACACTCCCTATTCTGCATCGTGAATTAACCTGTTTGTGTCACATTGAAAGGCCAGTTCGAAATTAACCAAAGGGTTAAACCAGTTTCACAACTCAAGTGCCGAAATCCAACAGGAACACGTTTAACCGTGGCACCAAAGTTGAGCTCCTGGAGACGAAATTCACTCTCagtgtaataaacagacacaaacggacagagACCCATACGatgctgcttcagaatgaaggcctctgtccaaggaagaggaagatactgtccaacaaaattcctcatcccaaagctctctctctctttacatctTGTCATGACATTTTTCGAAGTAAGAACAAATGTTCCCAGGGGCAAGGGTAAACGAAAATTGGATGAATCAAAACAAGAGTTTCTTAAGAAGAGATATAGAAAGATTCCAGAGCTTCCTGTCTCAGTTACACCGACATTCTCAGAAACATCCCATGACAAACAAATGCCGCTTAGAAAACAGAGGATTGAAAGTGATCAAGATTGAAACAGAGGGATACTGAgaacacacaacccacacacaccagactgagagagaggtccATTCCCCGgcagagatggaggggagagggtttgggattggGACTGGCTCCCTTCCCACCTAGAAAAACACCAGGTAAGCAGTTTGCGTCCACCCTCTGAGTGTAACACGTTACGATGTCTCGCAATCTGTTCCCTTTGTGTCCTGTACATTGACACAGGATAGAACTTGCTTGACTGATTACAtcttctccttcccaaaatccacaaactggactctcccggcagacccattgtgttagcctgttcctgccccactgaacttatttcgtcCAATCCTGACTCTAtgttttctcctctggtccagtctcttcccacctacatctgtgatacTTCAGGCGCCCGACctcttttgacaatttccagtttcctgtcccgaaccgccccctcttcactatggacgtccaatctctctacacctccatcccccaccatgacgggttgagggctcttcgcttcttccttgaacagaggcccaaccagtccccatccaccaccatcctccaccgcttggctgaacttgttctcacattgaacaactgctccttcaactccacgcaattCCTTCAGGTTAAAGGTgccgctgtgggtacccgcatgggtccgagttatgcctgtctttttctcGGAGATgtccaacattccttgttccagtcctcctcagtccccctcccccaaatcttttttctggtacactgatgactgtatcggtgcagttgctTGCTCctgcccgaactggaaaactttatcaactttatttctaatttccaaccttctctcaccttcacatggtccatctctgacacttcccttcccttcttcgacttctctatctccatctctggggataggctgtctactaatatccatgataagccccctgactcccacaactacctcgactgcacttcttcacacgctgcctcctgtaaggactccgttccattctcaCACTTTATCCATCTCCGACGCATATTCTCCGATGATGCtaacttccatgacagcgcttctgatatgtcttcctttttccttaaccgagtgtCGCCCCCCCACCGctgccccaccactgtggttgacagggccctcaaccgtgtttggcccatttcccgcacctctaccctccctcccagaaccgcgacaggtgtccccttgtcctcattttacatcccatcagcctccatatccaaaggatcatcctccaccattttcgccacctccagcttgatgccagtaccaaatgcatcttcccctcccttcccatgtcagcattccgaagggatctttctctccgtgacatcctggtccactcctccattgcccccaacacctcatccccttcccatggcacattcccctgcaatcgcaggaggtgtaatacctgccgattTGCCTCTTCTCTCATCACTATTCCTGGCCCCAAACgccactttcaggtgaagcagcgaattacttgtacttctttcaattttgcaGATGgggttcgctgctcacaatgtggtgtcctctacattgggaagaccaatggTTGAAGCATTaacataaggttgaagcatttgcaacaatctttaacctgaagtgccgagttgatgatccatctcggcctcctcctgaagtccccagcatcacagatgccagagtgcagccaattcgattcactccacgtgatatcaagaaatgactgaaggcactggatactgcaaaagctatgggtcctgacaatattccggccatagtaccgaagacctgtactccagaacttgccgcaccaccagacaagctcttccagtacagatacaacactggcatctaccctgcaatgtggaaaattaccaccccttcagcctactctcaatcatcagtaaaatgatggaaggtgtcatcaacagtgccatcaagcgacacttgcttaggaataacctgctcagtgacgctctgttttggttccgccagggccactcagctcctgacctcattacagccttggctcaaacatggacaaaagagctgaactcatgatgtgaggtgagagtgactgcccttgacatcgagggagcatttgaccgagtatggcatcaaggagccctcgcaaacctGAGGAAAATTAGAATCAGGAGgataaccctccgctggctggagtcatacctggcacaaaggaagatggttgtggttgttggaggtcaatcatctgagctccacgacatcaatgcaggagttcctcagggtagtgtcctcggcccgaccatcttcagctgcttcatcaattaccttccttcaatcataaggtcagaagtggagatgttcgctgatgattgcacaatgttcagcaccattagtgactcctcagatactgaatcagtccgtgtagaaatgcagcaaggcctggacaatattcagacttgggctgttaagtggcaagtaacattcgcgccacacaagtgccaggcaatgaccatctccaacaagagagaatcaaaccatctcaacgtgacattcaacggcattaccatcgctgaatcccgcactatcaacatcctaggggctaccattgaccagaaactgaactggtgtagccatataaataccgtgactacaacaaCAGTTTAGAGGgcaggaatcccgaggcgagtaactcacctcctgactcgccaaagcctgtccaccatctgcaaagcacaagtcaggagtgtgatggaatactctccacatgcctggatgggtgcagctccaacaacccaatcgaagctcgacaccatccaggacaaagcagcccgcttgagtggcacaccatctccaaacattcactccctccaccaccgacgcacagtggcagcagtgtgtaccatctacaagatgcactgcagcaatgcacaaaggctccttagacagcaccttccaaacccgcgacctctaccagctagaaaggacaagggcagcaaatacatggtaagatccccacctgtaagttcccctccaagacacacaccatccttacttggaacttcaatatcactgggtcaaaagccaggtactccctttgtaacagcaatgtgggtctacctacaccaaatggactgcagcggttcaagaaggtagctcaccaccacgttctcaagggcaattagggatgggcaataaatgctggcataaccagtgacgcccacatcccatgaatgaattttaaaaaacgcaaactaggtgaccgctttgcggaacacctccgctcagtccacaagctggaccctgagcttctggttgcttgccaattcaacactcccccatgctctcatgctcgcatctctgtcctgggatttctgcagtgttccagtgaacatcaacgcaagctcgaggaacagcatctcatttattgattaagcacacgacagcctgccggactgaacattgagttgaacaatttcagaagatgacgggctccattttacttttattttcagttacatTTTCTTATTCCTTTTTCAAATGTTTTTTCGTGTTTCTATTATTTCATCCTAGTTTGTTCattttgcttgcccactgttttttcatgtttgcacttgcggctgttcaattttcagtctgtcaaCACCCGatccgtactaatgctttgtctttcaacacaccattaacatattgtttgcctctgctcaccgaccttctggtcagcttttctgtgaccttttcctatttacaccttcccctttgttatctcttgtccacccccgccttacttgcttataaccttttacatttcgaatatttgctcgttctgaagaagggtcactgacctgaaacgttatctctgcttctttctccacagatgctgccagacctgctgagtatttccagcatttcttgctgttatttcagatttccagcatccgcagtattttgcttttattattatgatcaGGAGATCTGTTTTATTGATTTGATATCTTTAACTCCAAGTCCTTGTCGGAAATATTACTGCAATTTTCAAATATCTGATTCCATTCACAGACCCCACACCGGGACTGGGAAATGAACCAGTGACACTGGTCAATTCCACATACAGCTCATACTTAATATTAAACGCAGTATGTTCCGTCTGTCATTCCCTTTCTCCATGTCTGCACTTCTGCATTGGATCTTCTTGCGGTTTCAGAAACCTGATGTCAGGACCACATGGGGGGAACCTGAGACTGCTCTTCCCAGCAATGAGATTGGTGGAACAACATTCCCGGTACATAGCTTCCTAAATTTCCGCTCTGAGCTCCCTGTCCAATGAAGGGCACAGAGCATGTTCCCGCTGCTGTtagatcagaaggccagcagctctggagcctcaacaGCGTCCACTCCTCCGAGTGGTCAGCGGATCGTGAGGGCTGAGAATATTAAGCATCACTTTTAGTCGCCAACTCCCTGTAattctctcttacactgtctgtgtGACCGACCCACACACAATCTGTCTGTTTGTTTCTCCCAATCCCTGTCACGATCTCTTTGTCCCTATCTCTCAGTATTCGACTCCCCTCTCACTCTATTACTGTTTATTTCCCTCTGACTCTCATTTTTATTTGTTTCGAGATGCAACACTGATACAGGCACTTTGGTCCACTGAGccagtgccgaccagcaaccacccatttatactgatcctgcaGTAATCTCACctttcctacctacactaggagcaatttcagTTGGCCAATTTTCCTTTCAAcctttgcaagtctttggctgtgggagggaaccggagcacctggcgaaagcccacagggccacaggcagaacttgcaaactccacacagacagtaccgaaAATCGAACGCGGGTtcgtggagctatgaggctgtggtgccagccactgcaccactgtgccaccactccgTTTCCCTTTATATCTCACACTTcatgtctgtctctcactttctgccactccttttatcagtccctcaatcccatctctttctctgtcactccttgcctgtctcaaacactcactctctctactCCGTGTCTCCCCTTCCCACGACTGGTCCCGCTCTGTCTCGTTCCCTCACTCCTGTCACTCTCTttgtctttcattctctctctgtctcagtctctctcacactccgCCCCATCTAACTCCCTGTTTACCTACATTTctctacactccctctctctctcatttaaaatccctgtctctctctctcccattcccagtcactctctcactccatgttctcatctccctcagtccctctctgtctccctctctagccCAGTCCCtgttgtctctctttttctctctatctcatgctttgtctggcacatacgcgcacacacacacacacacacacacacacacacacacacacacgcacgcacgcacacacacacacacacacacacacacacacacaccctgtcgctCTCTCTGGCACACGTACTGTGTGTCCGTATCTCTCATACTAAATCGCTGACTGTCTCTCATGCACCCTTCCTGTCTGCATCTCAAATACACTCCTTGTCTGCCTTACTTGCGCAGACttcctccttttctctctcacaGACAATCCCTGTGTGTCCCACACTCCATGCCTGTCGCGCTCATAAACACGACCTGGCTGTTTTCTTAAACacactgcctgtctgtctctctctcacacacacctctgcctcagtcacacacactccttgcctaaatctctcacatgtactgtctgtctctcacgcacggcctgactgcctctatcacacacacacacacaacctctgtctctcccacatacaatgcctgtctgcctctgtctcaattactgcctgtctgcatctgtcacacacacaccctgtctgtctctctctcacacacacctctgcctcagtcacacacactccttgcctaaatctctcacatgtactgtctgtctctcacgcacggcctgactgcctctatcacacacacacacaacctctgtctctcccacatacaatgcctgcctgcctctgtctcaattactgcctgtctgcatctgtcacacacacaccctgtctgtctctcacgcacactgcctcacagcctctctctcacacacaaaacatgtcagtctctctcacacacagtgtacctcactctcacacgcacagtccctgtctgtctctccccaactctcactatcagtctctcacgcactccctgtctgtttccctctctcacacacttcctatctgtctctctcacactctccctgtctgtctctgcctctcacacacacaccctgtctctctctctctctcacacaaacactcactgtctgtctccctcacctagtgtctctgtctgtctctctcacagacacaccctgtcTTTCTTATTCACAgttactccctctctgtcactctcacactactccctgtctgactatctctttctcacacacaccctGTCTTTCTCCTTCAAACTCACTTCCTGGCTGTCTATTTCTCACACACTCCCCGACTGTCTCGCTCACCtacactccctgtctgtctctctcacacacacaccttgtctttctccctcacactgcatccctgtctgtctctctctctcacacacattcccaaacggtctctctcacaaactctctgtctgtctctttcgcacacgctccctgtctgtctctctctcacccactccctgcccgattctctctcacacacaccctgcatTTCTCTCTCGAACCTACAACGGGTCTGTCTCTATCTCATGCACTCATCACAacattgaatgaatttaaaaattggagtaaagggatatttcagcacattcttcaactgcactctgaactgagtctgggtcacgacataaaacgcagtgtttgtgcagcagctcagcagCTGTAGCATGAACCCCAATTCCCGCAGAAACGCCGGTAGAAATATAGACTGGTAACCTAAATACCACATACGGCTCCATATCGAAAACACcattaacactgcccataacagaatgaaatttgTCGAGATAATtaacagtaaaataatggatttTCTTCGGctatccatctctgggtctttgcgtCTCTCCCCACTGGTATgatcccggagtctcctgcgtcctctactgctcactaaaatgtgtctgacggtgacagCATTGAGCAGTAGAATCACCATAAATGGGACAAACGGTGTTAGaatgtaatggaggaactcgattgttccccagacactagAATTCCGAGCATGCTCTGCTGCATCACAAAACCATGGGATGTTCCACAGCAAATACcgacctgtgaacataaaataccagaagatgttctttaaacagctcagcacaatcactgttcccagaaccacagccgccgttttctcgctgcaatatttccttgtcagcttctggcaacaaatcgcCACAAATCGATCGAAAGTGAaattgacggtgaaccagacagaacagtctgtggctgcgtaaagcaggatggcgtgaatattacacacggggatggaatacaggaactgaaactgttccggataaacaatgggaatgtgtctcaatatcacatCCAGgaaaatgaccagtagatccgccgctgccaaggctaccaggtagcgagtgatacatttggagagcccgcattttccccgagataagatcccaatcgtcagcaagttaactgtaaggaaagggaataaatagagaaattatacatcagtctaggagcaaagttaccagtttgcttGAGGCCTTATTGAGATTTAAagtatgttcctgtatccagtgatgtactgAAAAGATCGAAGCTGAAAGAACAAGAGAAGTGttgtaatagggtggaaggcaggagagattaaatgaaaattacacacggggatggaatacaggaactgaaactgttccggaTGAGACTGAAATGTTAAAATCTATGTTAATCATAATCCTTCCCTTCCCTCACGTCCCTGTCTGGTTTAAAATCTGATCCAtttctaatctctcccagttctgatgaagggtc
This genomic interval from Heterodontus francisci isolate sHetFra1 chromosome 21, sHetFra1.hap1, whole genome shotgun sequence contains the following:
- the LOC137381156 gene encoding probable G-protein coupled receptor 139, producing MGPNLRTRDWNVTTMVRSFSWDFDFLSAFSDWLSLDRRIYFVLLTMQAIYYPALAIVGVPVNLLTIGILSRGKCGLSKCITRYLVALAAADLLVIFLDVILRHIPIVYPEQFQFLYSIPVCNIHAILLYAATDCSVWFTVNFTFDRFVAICCQKLTRKYCSEKTAAVVLGTVIVLSCLKNIFWYFMFTGRYLLWNIPWFCDAAEHARNSSVWGTIEFLHYILTPFVPFMVILLLNAVTVRHILVSSRGRRRLRDHTSGERRKDPEMDSRRKSIILLLIISTNFILLWAVLMVFSIWSRMWYLGYQSIFLPAFLRELGFMLQLLSCCTNTAFYVVTQTQFRVQLKNVLKYPFTPIFKFIQCCDECMR